In Acidimicrobiales bacterium, the genomic window CTCGAGGAACTTCAACATCCGGCGTACGTAGAGCCGGCGGAGGAACGGCACGCGCACGATCCCTCGGGTGATCCTCGCCCGCACGCCCTTGGGTCGGTCACTGGCCATGTACCTCTTCTAGTCGATCCGCGAGACTGACGACCCATGACCACCGTTCCTGATGGCCCAAGGATCCCGCCGCTCGATCCAGCTGACCGCGACGACACGGCGCGCTCCCTGCTCGAGGGTATGGGCGCCTTGGGCTCAGAGCTCAACGTGTTCACCACGCTCGTCCGCCATCCCAAGCTCTTTCGCCGCTGGTCGGCGTTCGGCGGCGCGCTCCTGCTGGCCGGCGCGCTGCCCGCCCGGGACCGCGAGCTGCTGATCCTGCGCACGGCGTGGAACAACGGCTGCGAGTACGAGTGGGGCCAGCACGTGCCCATCGCCCGCGAAGCCGGCCTCGACGCCGAGATCGACCGGGTGATCGACGGGCCCACGGCAGCGGGGCTGGCCCCGTTCGACGTCATCCTCCTCCAGGCCGCCGACGAGCTCCACCGGGACTCCGTCATCAGTGACGACACCTGGGCCCGGCTGCAGGAGCGCTACGACGAGCGCCAGATGATCGAGGTGCCCATGCTCGTCGGGCACTACGCCATGCTCGGCTACAGCCTCAACTCGTTCGGCGTCCAGCGCGAGGAGGGTGTCCACGGCTTCCCGACCAGCCGGAATAGCCAAGCTGGGGCAAGAGTTGATAATAAGTAACTCAACCTTTACTATGCCGATGGCAGTAACCAGGAGGTGACAGGAGGCATGGCGATGGCGTTCGATCCCAATCGCTGGACGATCAAGACCCAGGAGGCCTTCCAGGCCGCCGTCGGACTGGCGCGCGAGCGCAACAAC contains:
- a CDS encoding carboxymuconolactone decarboxylase family protein, which codes for MTTVPDGPRIPPLDPADRDDTARSLLEGMGALGSELNVFTTLVRHPKLFRRWSAFGGALLLAGALPARDRELLILRTAWNNGCEYEWGQHVPIAREAGLDAEIDRVIDGPTAAGLAPFDVILLQAADELHRDSVISDDTWARLQERYDERQMIEVPMLVGHYAMLGYSLNSFGVQREEGVHGFPTSRNSQAGARVDNK